In a single window of the Halobaculum lipolyticum genome:
- the rpsJ gene encoding 30S ribosomal protein S10 gives MPGQQARVRLAGTSPDDLDDICADVREIADKTGVALSGPIPLPTKTLEVPSRKSPDGEGTATWEHWEMRVHKRLIDIDADERALRQLMRIQVPNDVSIEIVLED, from the coding sequence ATGCCCGGACAGCAAGCGCGCGTCCGACTCGCGGGCACGAGCCCCGACGACCTGGACGACATCTGCGCCGACGTCCGCGAGATCGCGGACAAGACCGGCGTGGCACTGTCGGGCCCCATCCCGCTCCCGACGAAGACCCTCGAGGTCCCGTCGCGTAAGTCCCCGGACGGCGAGGGGACGGCGACGTGGGAGCACTGGGAGATGCGCGTCCACAAGCGGCTGATCGACATCGACGCCGACGAACGCGCGCTCCGTCAGCTCATGCGGATCCAGGTCCCGAACGACGTCTCCATCGAGATCGTCCTCGAGGACTGA
- a CDS encoding GNAT family N-acetyltransferase produces MFPETIETDRLRLERLTRDRVDPRDLYAVASDRSPTVDEETEYLPWSPLATLRDAEERIAEFERRWDERERAEWVIRPREGEDGAGEFAGTAGLICRWDRDLVSPAVWLRKPFWGRRYSGERADALLAVAFDRLDVGVAAVPIHGENDRSYRAVERYVERHGGRYEGLLRNHAGRYDEPADHHRFSVSRAEWRAADGARTAVRVTDDGD; encoded by the coding sequence GTGTTCCCCGAAACCATCGAGACCGACCGCTTGCGCCTCGAACGCCTCACACGCGACCGCGTCGACCCCCGGGACCTGTACGCGGTCGCGTCGGACCGCAGCCCGACCGTCGACGAGGAGACCGAGTACCTCCCGTGGTCGCCGCTCGCGACGCTCCGTGACGCCGAGGAACGGATCGCCGAGTTCGAACGGCGGTGGGACGAGCGCGAGCGCGCCGAGTGGGTGATCCGCCCCCGCGAGGGCGAGGACGGTGCCGGGGAGTTCGCCGGCACCGCCGGCCTGATCTGTCGGTGGGACCGCGACCTCGTGTCGCCGGCGGTCTGGCTCCGGAAGCCGTTCTGGGGGCGGCGCTACTCGGGCGAGCGCGCCGACGCGCTGTTGGCCGTCGCGTTCGACCGCCTCGACGTCGGCGTCGCCGCCGTCCCGATCCACGGGGAGAACGACCGCTCGTACCGCGCCGTCGAACGGTACGTCGAGCGCCACGGCGGCCGGTACGAGGGACTGCTCCGCAACCACGCCGGCCGCTACGACGAACCGGCCGACCACCACCGCTTCTCGGTGAGCCGGGCGGAGTGGCGCGCGGCCGACGGCGCCCGAACGGCGGTCCGAGTCACCGACGACGGCGACTGA
- a CDS encoding elongation factor EF-2, which translates to MGRRKKIVQECEELMDEPEQIRNIAIAAHVDHGKTTLTDNLLAGAGMIADADEATQLVMDTEEDEQERGITIDAANVSMTHEYEDQNHLINLIDTPGHVDFGGDVTRAMRAVDGALVVVDAVEGAMPQTETVVRQALREGVKPALFINKVDRLISELQEGPEEMQQRLQDVIADVNELIRGMTEEMDDITEDWTVSVEEGTVGFGSALYKWGVSLPSMQRTGMSFADIIELEQDHKRQELHERTPLSNVVLDMVAEHFPNPLKAQPFRIPRIWRGDDESEIAEDMRTVNREGDIVFMATDIGMDPHAGEIATGRVFSGTLRKGQELYVSGTAGKNRVQSVGIYMGGEREELDRGVPAGNIAAVTGLKDAIAGSTVSDKEMTPFESIEHISEPVITKSVEAKSMDDLPKLIKTLQQVAKEDPTIRVEINEDTGEHLISGQGELHLEVITQRIQKNQGIPVQTGEPIVVYREQPQKASREVEGVSPNRHNKFYITIEPLSQDIVETIQLGEASMSMPELERREALQEAGMDKDTSQNVEHIHGTNILIDDTKGIQHLNETMELVIEGLEEALDDGPLAAEPVQGSLLRLHDARLHEDTIHRGPAQVIPAVRDAVHRSLIDGEVRLLEPIQDVRIDVPSEHMGDASGEIQGRRGRVDDMYQEGDLMVIEGIAPVEEMIGFSSDIRSATEGRASWNTENAGFRVLVDNLQREKIMEIRERKGMKLELPQSIDYI; encoded by the coding sequence ATGGGCCGACGAAAGAAAATCGTACAGGAATGTGAGGAGCTGATGGACGAGCCGGAGCAGATCCGGAACATCGCCATCGCGGCTCACGTCGACCACGGGAAGACGACACTGACGGACAACCTGCTCGCCGGCGCGGGCATGATCGCCGACGCGGACGAGGCGACGCAGCTCGTGATGGACACCGAGGAGGACGAGCAGGAGCGCGGGATCACCATCGACGCGGCGAACGTCTCGATGACCCACGAGTACGAGGACCAGAACCACCTCATCAACCTCATCGACACGCCGGGCCACGTCGACTTCGGCGGCGACGTGACCCGCGCGATGCGCGCCGTCGACGGCGCGCTCGTCGTCGTGGACGCCGTCGAGGGCGCGATGCCCCAGACGGAGACGGTCGTCCGGCAGGCGCTGCGCGAGGGCGTCAAGCCGGCGCTGTTCATCAACAAGGTGGACCGCCTCATCTCCGAACTGCAGGAGGGTCCCGAGGAGATGCAACAGCGCCTCCAGGACGTCATCGCCGACGTCAACGAGCTGATCCGCGGCATGACCGAGGAGATGGACGACATCACCGAGGACTGGACGGTCTCCGTCGAGGAGGGCACCGTCGGGTTCGGCTCGGCGCTGTACAAGTGGGGCGTCTCGCTCCCGTCGATGCAGCGCACCGGGATGTCGTTCGCCGACATCATCGAACTGGAGCAGGACCACAAGCGCCAGGAACTGCACGAGCGCACGCCGCTGTCGAACGTCGTGCTCGACATGGTCGCCGAGCACTTCCCGAACCCGCTCAAGGCGCAGCCGTTCCGTATCCCGCGCATCTGGCGCGGCGACGACGAGTCCGAGATCGCCGAGGACATGCGGACGGTCAACCGCGAGGGCGACATCGTGTTCATGGCGACCGACATCGGGATGGACCCCCACGCCGGCGAGATCGCGACCGGTCGCGTCTTCTCCGGCACGCTCCGCAAGGGCCAGGAGCTGTACGTCTCCGGCACCGCGGGCAAGAACCGCGTCCAGTCGGTCGGGATCTACATGGGCGGCGAGCGCGAGGAGCTCGACCGTGGTGTCCCCGCGGGGAACATCGCGGCCGTCACCGGCCTGAAGGACGCCATCGCCGGCTCCACCGTCTCCGACAAGGAGATGACGCCGTTCGAGTCGATCGAGCACATCTCCGAGCCGGTCATCACGAAGTCCGTGGAGGCGAAGTCGATGGACGACCTGCCGAAGCTCATCAAGACGCTCCAGCAGGTCGCGAAGGAGGACCCGACGATCCGCGTGGAGATCAACGAGGACACGGGCGAGCACCTCATCTCCGGGCAGGGCGAGCTTCACCTCGAAGTCATCACCCAGCGTATCCAGAAGAACCAGGGCATCCCGGTCCAGACCGGTGAGCCGATCGTCGTCTACCGCGAGCAGCCGCAGAAGGCGTCCCGCGAGGTCGAGGGCGTCTCGCCGAACCGCCACAACAAGTTCTACATCACCATCGAGCCGCTCAGCCAGGACATCGTCGAGACGATCCAGCTGGGCGAGGCGTCGATGAGCATGCCCGAACTGGAGCGCCGCGAGGCGCTGCAGGAGGCCGGCATGGACAAGGACACGTCCCAGAACGTCGAGCACATCCACGGGACGAACATCCTCATCGACGACACGAAGGGTATCCAGCACCTCAACGAGACGATGGAGCTGGTGATCGAGGGGCTGGAGGAGGCCCTCGACGACGGCCCGCTCGCGGCCGAACCCGTGCAGGGGTCGCTGCTGCGTCTCCACGACGCGCGCCTGCACGAGGACACCATCCACCGCGGTCCGGCGCAGGTCATCCCCGCCGTCCGCGACGCCGTCCACCGCTCGCTCATCGACGGCGAGGTGCGCCTCCTGGAGCCGATCCAGGACGTCCGCATCGACGTGCCCAGCGAACACATGGGCGACGCCTCCGGCGAGATCCAGGGTCGCCGTGGCCGCGTCGACGACATGTACCAGGAGGGCGACCTCATGGTCATCGAGGGCATCGCGCCCGTCGAGGAGATGATCGGCTTCTCCAGCGACATCCGCTCGGCCACCGAGGGCCGCGCCTCCTGGAACACGGAGAACGCGGGCTTCCGCGTGCTCGTGGACAACCTCCAGCGCGAGAAGATCATGGAGATCCGCGAGCGCAAGGGCATGAAGCTCGAACTGCCGCAGTCGATCGACTACATCTGA
- a CDS encoding amino acid-binding protein, producing the protein MPSESTPAPDEPPVDPDAETDADGAAEGDDPETDGGHETELQAHTIRLELVDEPGQLLAALEPIADNGANLLSIFHERGSLTPRGRIPVEVDIECPPARFEPILDDLRERGVNVIQADAEEYGDEVTLVLVGHLVDTDLSDTLKSIQDRSGASVADIDLSAPAGAGSEAHSSARLRLRARAGEIPAVVDAVREVAAEKDIHVIAPLEGRR; encoded by the coding sequence ATGCCCTCCGAGTCGACGCCAGCCCCCGACGAGCCACCGGTGGACCCCGACGCGGAGACGGACGCCGACGGCGCCGCCGAGGGCGACGACCCGGAGACCGACGGCGGCCACGAGACGGAGCTGCAGGCCCACACGATCAGGCTGGAACTCGTCGACGAGCCGGGCCAACTGCTCGCGGCGCTGGAGCCGATCGCCGACAACGGCGCGAACCTCCTGTCGATCTTCCACGAGCGCGGCAGCCTGACGCCCCGCGGGCGCATCCCCGTGGAAGTCGACATCGAGTGCCCGCCCGCGCGCTTCGAGCCGATCCTCGACGACCTCCGCGAGCGCGGCGTCAACGTGATCCAAGCCGACGCCGAGGAGTACGGCGACGAGGTGACGCTCGTGCTCGTCGGCCACCTCGTGGACACCGACCTCTCCGACACCCTCAAGAGCATCCAGGACCGCTCGGGCGCCTCCGTCGCCGACATCGACCTGTCGGCGCCGGCGGGCGCCGGCTCGGAGGCCCACTCCAGCGCCAGACTCCGCCTCCGGGCGCGTGCCGGCGAGATCCCCGCGGTCGTCGACGCGGTGCGCGAGGTGGCCGCCGAGAAGGACATCCACGTCATCGCTCCCCTGGAGGGCCGGCGATGA
- the tuf gene encoding translation elongation factor EF-1 subunit alpha gives MSDKPHQNLAIIGHVDHGKSTLVGRLLFETGSVPEHVIEQHREEAEEKGKGGFEFAYVMDNLAEERERGVTIDIAHQEFDTDQYYFTIVDCPGHRDFVKNMITGASQADNAVLVVAADDGVAPQTREHVFLARTLGINELIVAVNKMDVVDYSEDTYKEVVSEVEDLLKQVRFGTEDASFIPISAFEGDNIAERSDNTSWYDGKILLEALNSLPESEPPTDAPLRLPIQDVYTISGIGTVPVGRLETGEMRSGDNVSFQPSDVGGEVKTIEMHHEEVDYAGPGDNVGFNVRGVGKDDIRRGDVCGPADDPPSVAETFQAQVVVMQHPSVITAGYTPVFHAHTAQVACTIESIDQKLDPSSGEVAEENPDFIKSGDAAIVTVRPQKPISIEPSSEIPELGSFAIRDMGQTIAAGKVLSVNER, from the coding sequence ATGAGCGACAAACCCCACCAGAACCTGGCCATCATCGGCCACGTCGACCACGGGAAGTCCACGCTCGTCGGGCGGCTCCTCTTCGAGACCGGGAGCGTCCCCGAGCACGTGATCGAACAGCACCGAGAAGAGGCCGAGGAGAAGGGCAAGGGCGGCTTCGAGTTCGCCTACGTCATGGACAACCTGGCCGAGGAGCGCGAGCGCGGTGTCACCATCGACATCGCCCACCAGGAGTTCGACACCGACCAGTACTACTTCACCATCGTCGACTGCCCGGGCCACCGTGACTTCGTGAAGAACATGATCACGGGCGCCTCGCAGGCCGACAACGCGGTGCTCGTCGTCGCGGCAGACGACGGCGTCGCGCCCCAGACCCGCGAGCACGTGTTCCTGGCCCGCACGCTGGGTATCAACGAGCTCATCGTCGCCGTCAACAAGATGGACGTCGTCGACTACTCAGAGGACACCTACAAGGAGGTCGTCTCCGAGGTCGAGGACCTCCTCAAGCAGGTCCGCTTCGGCACCGAGGACGCCTCGTTCATCCCGATCTCGGCGTTCGAGGGCGACAACATCGCCGAGCGCTCCGACAACACGTCGTGGTACGACGGGAAGATCCTCCTGGAGGCCCTCAACAGCCTGCCGGAGTCGGAGCCGCCGACGGACGCGCCGCTGCGTCTGCCGATCCAGGACGTCTACACCATCTCGGGTATCGGGACCGTCCCCGTCGGGCGCCTCGAGACCGGCGAGATGCGCTCGGGTGACAACGTCTCCTTCCAGCCGTCCGACGTGGGCGGCGAGGTGAAGACGATCGAGATGCACCACGAGGAGGTCGACTACGCGGGCCCCGGCGACAACGTCGGCTTCAACGTCCGCGGCGTCGGCAAGGACGACATCCGCCGCGGCGACGTCTGCGGTCCCGCCGACGACCCGCCGTCGGTCGCCGAGACGTTCCAGGCGCAGGTCGTCGTCATGCAGCACCCGTCGGTCATCACGGCCGGGTACACGCCGGTCTTCCACGCCCACACGGCGCAGGTCGCGTGTACGATCGAGTCCATCGACCAGAAGCTGGACCCGTCCTCGGGCGAGGTCGCCGAGGAGAACCCGGACTTCATCAAGTCGGGCGACGCCGCCATCGTGACGGTGCGTCCCCAGAAGCCGATCAGCATCGAGCCGTCCAGCGAGATCCCGGAGCTGGGCTCCTTCGCCATCCGCGACATGGGTCAGACCATCGCGGCCGGCAAGGTGCTCTCCGTCAACGAGCGGTAA
- a CDS encoding homoserine dehydrogenase, producing MKLAVLGAGAVGRSVAELAGEYGHEVTALADSSSAVVDADEVDVDAALARKDAGDPLGDVEPGEALAAEYDALVEATPTTLGDAEPGFSHLRTALERDRHVVLANKGPVAERYADVRELEAASDGDVYFEATVGGAIPVCATVDDLGAKHVSAVRGVLNGTANFVLSRMAAEGLDYDHVLAEAQDLGVAEADPSFDVEGTDAALKCVIIANVLREADCESLADLREVEVTLADAEVDGIKHVPGSALELAAEDGRTVRLVGEATREGVRVGPRLVPEHGTLAVTGTRNIVEIDHEYAGGLAISGRGAGGEETASAVLADVARLE from the coding sequence ATGAAGCTGGCCGTCCTCGGCGCGGGCGCGGTCGGCCGGTCGGTCGCGGAGTTGGCAGGTGAGTACGGGCACGAGGTGACGGCGCTGGCGGACTCCTCGTCGGCCGTCGTCGACGCCGACGAGGTCGACGTGGACGCGGCGCTGGCGCGCAAGGACGCCGGCGACCCCCTCGGGGACGTCGAACCGGGTGAGGCGCTCGCGGCCGAGTACGACGCGCTGGTGGAGGCGACGCCGACGACGCTCGGCGACGCCGAGCCGGGGTTCTCCCACCTCCGGACGGCGCTGGAGCGCGACCGCCACGTCGTGCTCGCGAACAAGGGACCGGTCGCCGAGCGCTACGCCGACGTGCGCGAACTGGAGGCCGCGTCCGACGGCGACGTGTACTTCGAGGCGACCGTCGGCGGCGCGATCCCCGTCTGTGCGACCGTCGACGACCTCGGCGCCAAACACGTGTCGGCGGTCCGCGGGGTGCTCAACGGGACGGCGAACTTCGTGCTCTCGCGGATGGCCGCCGAGGGGCTGGACTACGACCACGTGCTCGCGGAGGCCCAGGACCTGGGGGTGGCCGAGGCGGACCCCTCCTTCGACGTGGAGGGCACCGACGCCGCGCTCAAGTGCGTCATCATCGCGAACGTGCTCCGGGAGGCAGACTGCGAGTCGCTCGCGGACCTGCGGGAGGTCGAGGTGACGCTCGCGGACGCCGAGGTCGACGGGATCAAACACGTCCCCGGGAGCGCGCTCGAACTCGCCGCCGAGGACGGCCGCACGGTGCGGCTCGTCGGTGAGGCGACGCGCGAGGGCGTGCGCGTCGGGCCGCGGCTCGTCCCCGAACACGGCACGCTCGCGGTGACGGGCACCCGGAACATCGTCGAGATCGACCACGAGTACGCGGGCGGGCTCGCCATCTCCGGCCGGGGCGCCGGCGGCGAGGAGACCGCCAGCGCCGTGTTGGCCGACGTGGCGCGACTGGAGTGA
- a CDS encoding YdeI/OmpD-associated family protein translates to MDPVFFDSRNEFRTWLEEHHDTADVLWVGYYKASAERTGIGYAESVEEALCFGWVDGLIRGIDDETYCRRFTPRRHDSKWSKANTERVEAMVEAGKMTPAGMELVEAAKESGEWAAAYRLADDHELPVDLEAALRENETAWEHFQNFSNTDQHAFIAAVEEAKTDETKRKRIERTVELSAQDLRAYDENNRRRL, encoded by the coding sequence ATGGATCCAGTGTTCTTCGACTCTCGAAACGAGTTCCGTACTTGGCTGGAAGAGCACCACGACACGGCCGATGTGCTGTGGGTCGGCTACTACAAGGCCAGCGCCGAGCGAACCGGTATCGGCTACGCCGAGTCGGTCGAGGAAGCGCTCTGTTTCGGGTGGGTCGACGGCCTGATCAGAGGCATCGACGACGAGACGTACTGTCGTCGGTTCACACCCAGACGTCACGACAGCAAGTGGTCGAAGGCGAACACGGAGCGGGTCGAAGCGATGGTCGAGGCGGGGAAGATGACCCCGGCCGGAATGGAACTCGTCGAAGCGGCGAAGGAGTCGGGCGAGTGGGCGGCTGCCTATCGGCTGGCCGACGATCACGAACTCCCGGTCGACCTCGAGGCGGCGCTGCGTGAGAACGAGACCGCCTGGGAGCACTTCCAGAACTTCTCGAACACTGACCAGCACGCGTTCATCGCGGCCGTCGAGGAGGCGAAGACGGACGAGACCAAGCGCAAGCGCATCGAACGAACGGTCGAGCTTTCGGCGCAGGACCTCCGAGCATACGACGAGAACAACAGGCGACGGCTGTGA
- the otsB gene encoding trehalose-phosphatase, translating into MTDAEERAAAATDGEDTVSTEPGGDADPADASVPTLAPVADVLTDAADLGALVHGSAGVVVGLDFDGTLAPVVDDHAGASLAPAVRPVLRRLAARPSVLVAVVSGRALDDLRGRVGRTDEGVVYAGNHGLELGHGDETVVHPDALRRRDDVAGLCDALGDRLADVPGTAVENKGITATVHYRTAHSTAVPGVIDAVETAVADRDGLRVTAGDRIREIRPAVDWDKGDAMRLLSAVAPDDWTTVYVGDDVTDEDAFAAVQPDGAGVHVARGGSAVDPGETAAAHRLDGQSSVTALLRWIDEVAPRPSRRVDWSDLRPLDDPFGPAGR; encoded by the coding sequence GTGACCGACGCCGAGGAGCGGGCGGCTGCGGCGACCGACGGCGAGGACACGGTCTCGACGGAGCCCGGCGGGGACGCGGACCCCGCGGACGCGTCGGTCCCGACGCTCGCGCCGGTCGCGGACGTGCTCACCGACGCCGCCGACCTCGGCGCGCTGGTGCACGGCTCGGCCGGCGTGGTCGTCGGACTGGACTTCGACGGCACGCTCGCGCCCGTCGTCGACGACCACGCCGGCGCGTCGCTGGCCCCCGCGGTTCGGCCGGTGCTCCGCAGGCTCGCGGCCCGGCCGAGCGTCCTCGTCGCGGTCGTCAGCGGGCGGGCGCTCGACGACCTCCGCGGCCGAGTCGGCCGCACGGACGAGGGCGTCGTCTACGCGGGCAACCACGGTCTCGAACTCGGCCACGGCGACGAGACCGTCGTCCACCCCGACGCGCTCCGGCGGCGCGACGACGTCGCGGGCCTGTGTGACGCGCTCGGCGACCGCCTCGCAGACGTGCCGGGCACCGCCGTCGAGAACAAGGGGATCACGGCGACGGTCCACTACCGAACCGCCCACTCGACGGCCGTCCCGGGCGTGATCGACGCGGTCGAGACCGCCGTCGCCGACCGCGACGGGCTCCGGGTGACGGCGGGGGACCGCATCCGCGAGATCCGGCCGGCGGTCGACTGGGACAAAGGCGACGCGATGCGGCTGCTGTCGGCGGTCGCGCCGGACGACTGGACGACGGTGTACGTCGGCGACGACGTGACCGACGAGGACGCGTTCGCGGCGGTCCAGCCGGACGGCGCGGGCGTCCACGTCGCGCGCGGCGGCTCGGCCGTCGACCCCGGCGAGACGGCGGCCGCCCACCGCCTCGACGGGCAGTCGTCGGTGACGGCGCTGTTGCGGTGGATCGACGAGGTCGCCCCGCGACCGTCGCGGCGGGTCGACTGGAGCGACCTGCGGCCGCTCGACGACCCGTTCGGCCCGGCCGGCCGGTGA
- a CDS encoding HAD family hydrolase, with product MSVDAVLFDLDDTLYPYDPCNEAGRRAAFETYRDRGGGLDADAFEARRSRARAATKREVPATASSHNRHIYYGRVVADLPGPFDAGLARELGDAYWDAYLDEMTAFDDALDTLATLREANVDVAVVTNLTTRVQLRKLSRLGVDRHLDALVTSEEVGREKPAAPVFTTALARLDCPPSDALVVGNSPHNDVEGANALGIETALFNGPAEATDGDGDPDDLRTPDHRLDSLAAVTEVAL from the coding sequence ATGAGTGTCGACGCCGTGTTGTTCGATCTGGACGACACGCTCTACCCCTACGACCCGTGCAACGAGGCCGGCAGACGCGCCGCGTTCGAGACGTACCGCGACCGCGGCGGCGGCCTCGACGCCGACGCGTTCGAGGCGCGTCGGTCGCGCGCCCGCGCCGCGACCAAACGAGAGGTGCCCGCGACCGCCAGCAGCCACAACCGCCACATCTACTACGGGCGCGTCGTCGCGGACCTCCCCGGCCCGTTCGACGCCGGGCTGGCACGGGAACTCGGCGACGCGTACTGGGACGCCTACCTCGACGAGATGACGGCGTTCGACGACGCGCTCGACACGCTGGCGACGCTCCGGGAGGCGAACGTCGACGTCGCGGTCGTGACGAACCTCACCACCCGGGTGCAACTGCGCAAGCTCTCGCGACTCGGCGTCGACCGCCACCTCGACGCGCTCGTCACGAGCGAGGAGGTCGGCCGCGAGAAGCCCGCCGCGCCCGTGTTCACCACCGCGCTCGCTCGCCTGGACTGCCCGCCCTCGGACGCGCTCGTCGTCGGCAACTCCCCGCACAACGACGTCGAAGGTGCGAACGCGCTGGGTATCGAGACGGCGCTGTTCAACGGTCCCGCGGAGGCGACCGACGGCGACGGCGACCCGGACGACCTCCGGACGCCCGACCACCGGCTCGACTCGCTGGCGGCGGTGACGGAGGTGGCGCTGTGA
- a CDS encoding rhomboid family intramembrane serine protease codes for MSSTRPGSAPGSLRPVAETLGAMVAVSAAFWLVGALARPLAAFLFVLSAPTVVHPWTLATSVYAHAGVGHLVSNAVVVVVAGVPVAAATTRLRFHAFVLGTGALAGLAQVWIGGLLTPTGVVGISGAAFALVGYVAAANPAADALGRLAARLGVPPRVVVVAVGAVALVVTLAFSPAGSALIAHLVGLLLGLVAGRARLLRV; via the coding sequence ATGTCCTCCACTCGACCGGGATCGGCGCCCGGGAGCCTCCGCCCGGTGGCCGAGACGCTCGGCGCGATGGTCGCCGTCTCCGCGGCGTTCTGGCTCGTCGGCGCGCTCGCGCGGCCGCTCGCCGCGTTCCTGTTCGTCCTCTCGGCGCCGACGGTCGTCCACCCGTGGACGCTCGCGACGAGCGTGTACGCCCACGCCGGCGTCGGCCACCTGGTGTCGAACGCCGTCGTCGTCGTCGTCGCCGGCGTCCCCGTCGCCGCGGCGACGACCCGGCTCCGGTTCCACGCGTTCGTCCTCGGAACCGGCGCGCTCGCCGGACTGGCGCAGGTGTGGATCGGCGGGCTCCTGACGCCGACGGGCGTCGTCGGCATCAGCGGCGCGGCGTTCGCGCTCGTCGGCTACGTCGCCGCCGCCAACCCCGCGGCGGACGCGCTCGGGCGGCTGGCGGCGCGCCTCGGCGTCCCGCCCCGCGTCGTCGTCGTCGCGGTGGGCGCCGTGGCGCTCGTCGTTACGCTCGCGTTCAGTCCCGCCGGGAGCGCGCTGATCGCGCATCTGGTGGGGCTGCTCCTCGGCCTCGTCGCGGGTCGTGCGCGACTGCTGCGTGTGTGA
- a CDS encoding DUF5781 family protein yields MDVRVRGAVPPDPFLGAAALFETEHDLSLPVEVRVRENPEERTWAGHYEDRHVLNISRKAATSAMARELALHELSHMARYEEPHPSHHQSTDEALFLALSGASVERRKVLQCYQIANHMKDVYADDITLSVGPGEKLVTFFESQLAAAVADRPRDHPHPDSERLTPGSDPDITAVNAAFALAMCERHGLVDDGHRLYDLAHAAADDAPGVDLPAFTRLFRSLARGPSESQYRKSLVDAARLYAVDSTASGPAAAD; encoded by the coding sequence ATGGACGTACGAGTCCGGGGCGCCGTCCCGCCCGACCCCTTCCTCGGGGCGGCCGCCCTGTTCGAGACCGAACACGACCTCTCGCTGCCCGTCGAGGTGCGGGTACGGGAGAACCCCGAGGAGCGCACGTGGGCCGGCCACTACGAGGACCGCCACGTGCTCAACATCTCGCGGAAGGCCGCGACCTCAGCGATGGCGCGCGAACTCGCGCTGCACGAACTGTCGCACATGGCGCGCTACGAGGAGCCGCACCCCTCCCACCACCAGTCGACCGACGAGGCGCTGTTCCTCGCGCTCTCCGGTGCCTCCGTCGAGCGGCGGAAGGTGCTCCAGTGTTATCAGATCGCCAACCACATGAAGGACGTGTACGCCGACGACATCACCCTCTCGGTCGGCCCGGGCGAGAAGCTCGTCACCTTCTTCGAGTCCCAGCTCGCGGCCGCCGTCGCCGACCGCCCGCGCGACCACCCCCACCCCGACTCCGAGCGCCTGACGCCCGGCTCGGACCCGGACATCACCGCGGTCAACGCGGCGTTCGCGCTGGCGATGTGTGAACGACACGGACTCGTCGACGACGGCCACCGGCTGTACGACCTCGCACACGCGGCCGCAGACGACGCCCCCGGCGTCGACCTGCCCGCGTTCACGCGGCTGTTCCGCTCGCTGGCGCGCGGCCCGTCCGAGTCGCAGTACCGGAAGTCGCTCGTCGACGCCGCCCGGCTGTACGCCGTCGACTCGACCGCGAGCGGGCCGGCGGCCGCCGACTGA